The proteins below are encoded in one region of Thermosulfurimonas marina:
- a CDS encoding IS256 family transposase — protein sequence MQDREIIEKLEDLIKEAIKSVIERLAIEERSLYLEEHPETKGNGFYSRSLLTKYGPIEGLMVPRTRDGNFRAQILPPPRRRAGLDLGEAVLALYASGASTRAVSRFIETIYGAYYSPASISRLTEVAEDQIESWRKRRLSEEYFALYLDATFLPVRRGTVAREPVYLALGIRRDGTREIVGFWTSGGEGESALVYQEIFNELRERGLKRIEVVIGDGLSGLKEAVLRVYPGARFQRCVLHSLKYSLRKVRRSHREALAQDLRKIYRAGRRSEALEAFRAFKARWQGKYPEVVKHWEENLEDLLVFLEYPEPIRNYIYTTNQLERLIKEVKRRTKVIEVFCEPGALYKVVYLVLRGLEEKYRSRKLRGFEDLMEEGLLSCGHS from the coding sequence ATGCAGGACAGAGAAATTATAGAAAAGCTGGAGGACCTCATCAAGGAGGCCATTAAAAGCGTGATTGAGCGACTGGCTATTGAGGAAAGAAGCCTTTACCTTGAGGAACACCCTGAAACCAAAGGCAATGGTTTCTACTCTCGCTCCCTTCTCACCAAATACGGGCCTATTGAAGGCCTTATGGTTCCCAGAACTCGAGATGGAAACTTTAGAGCTCAGATTCTACCTCCTCCAAGGAGAAGAGCCGGTCTCGACTTGGGAGAAGCTGTATTGGCCTTGTACGCTTCGGGAGCCAGTACCAGGGCGGTTTCAAGATTTATCGAGACCATTTACGGGGCTTACTATTCGCCAGCCAGTATAAGCAGACTAACGGAGGTAGCCGAGGACCAAATTGAGTCCTGGAGAAAGCGAAGGCTTTCGGAGGAATACTTTGCCCTTTATCTGGATGCTACTTTTCTGCCGGTGAGGAGAGGAACTGTGGCCAGGGAGCCGGTGTATCTGGCTTTGGGGATAAGGCGAGATGGGACCAGAGAGATTGTGGGCTTTTGGACCAGTGGAGGGGAAGGTGAGAGCGCTCTGGTTTATCAGGAAATTTTCAACGAACTGCGCGAAAGAGGTCTCAAGAGGATTGAGGTGGTCATAGGGGACGGGCTATCAGGCTTGAAGGAGGCGGTTCTCAGGGTTTATCCTGGGGCCAGGTTTCAGAGATGCGTTCTTCACAGTCTCAAGTATAGCCTGAGGAAGGTTCGGAGGTCTCACCGAGAGGCGCTGGCTCAGGATTTGAGGAAAATTTATCGGGCTGGGAGGAGGTCCGAGGCCCTGGAGGCCTTCAGGGCTTTCAAGGCCCGGTGGCAAGGGAAGTATCCGGAAGTAGTGAAGCACTGGGAGGAGAACCTCGAGGATCTCTTGGTTTTTCTGGAATATCCGGAGCCTATTCGGAATTATATTTACACCACGAATCAGCTTGAAAGGCTGATTAAAGAGGTCAAGCGCAGGACCAAGGTGATAGAGGTTTTCTGTGAGCCTGGGGCACTTTACAAGGTAGTCTATCTGGTGCTTAGGGGTCTAGAGGAGAAATACCGTTCGCGAAAACTGAGAGGTTTTGAGGATCTTATGGAGGAAGGCCTTTTATCCTGCGGACACAGTTGA
- the lptE gene encoding LPS assembly lipoprotein LptE — MWWAKALALLLVVSSCGYHLRGRPPGFSSEWKSLYVEIFRNRTSETRAGVLLTEALRERFARSGFLKLASSPKEADLVLSGEVVRLWIGGVSYNRYTETLERRLSVELRAELRAPHGKILWRNTHLTRYETYPVEGTSEVIDPGREIALRKLAEDLADIIYHQITASF, encoded by the coding sequence TTGTGGTGGGCTAAGGCCCTGGCCCTCCTGCTGGTGGTCTCCTCCTGCGGATACCATCTGCGGGGCCGGCCCCCGGGTTTTTCTTCGGAATGGAAAAGCCTTTATGTGGAGATCTTTCGCAACCGCACCTCCGAGACCCGGGCCGGGGTGCTTCTTACGGAGGCCCTGCGGGAGCGTTTCGCCCGTTCGGGTTTTCTAAAATTGGCCTCCTCTCCCAAGGAGGCCGATCTGGTCCTTTCCGGAGAAGTTGTGCGCCTTTGGATAGGGGGAGTCTCTTATAACCGTTATACCGAGACCCTGGAAAGACGCCTTTCGGTGGAACTCCGTGCCGAATTGCGGGCCCCTCACGGGAAAATCCTCTGGCGCAATACCCACCTTACCCGTTACGAGACCTATCCCGTGGAAGGGACCTCCGAGGTAATTGATCCCGGACGGGAGATCGCCCTCCGGAAACTGGCCGAGGATCTGGCCGATATTATTTATCACCAGATCACGGCAAGCTTCTAA
- a CDS encoding RNA ligase partner protein, with protein sequence MGGLGGRENNRSGPIPSRRVAIQDHERERLIPDTSIFTNPDIYRQFGESPAEAFRHFLEMAAEARGLVVYMPSSIYEELKKMVRDLHIPARARAIFKVKSPRKYELQIPAFLLYEFIEDLRKRINKGLRVAEEAVRLGSAKKPGEVINTLRRKYREALREGILDSREDLELILLALELDGIILSADRGVLLMADKLGIRYVPPAEIRETLEGFRYMA encoded by the coding sequence GTGGGGGGACTTGGTGGGCGCGAAAATAATCGATCGGGCCCTATCCCCTCAAGGAGGGTAGCCATTCAGGACCACGAAAGAGAACGCCTCATTCCTGATACCAGCATCTTTACCAACCCGGACATCTATCGCCAGTTCGGAGAAAGTCCGGCCGAGGCCTTCCGACACTTCCTGGAGATGGCCGCCGAGGCCCGGGGCCTGGTAGTCTATATGCCCTCTTCCATCTATGAGGAACTCAAAAAAATGGTGCGCGATCTACACATCCCGGCCCGGGCCCGGGCCATCTTCAAGGTCAAATCCCCTCGAAAATACGAACTCCAGATCCCGGCCTTTCTTCTCTATGAATTCATCGAAGACCTGCGCAAGCGCATCAACAAGGGCCTGCGGGTGGCCGAAGAGGCCGTGCGTCTGGGCTCGGCCAAAAAACCGGGTGAGGTCATCAATACCCTGAGGCGTAAATATCGGGAGGCCCTGCGGGAGGGAATCCTCGACAGCCGGGAGGATCTGGAGCTCATCCTCCTGGCCCTGGAACTGGACGGAATCATCCTTTCGGCCGACCGGGGGGTGCTTCTTATGGCCGACAAACTGGGGATCCGCTATGTCCCCCCGGCGGAGATCCGGGAAACCCTGGAGGGCTTCCGTTACATGGCCTGA
- a CDS encoding KamA family radical SAM protein, producing MPHKVSFVRDLEELPLSAEEKERLRPVAEKYPFFCSSYYLRLINFKDPADPLRRVVVPEEGELESWGRVDPSNEANYTVMEGVQHKYDSTVLVLASDRCAALCRYCFRKRLFLRGSERRPERLRNLRELVRYLEGHPEVSNVIFSGGDALMLSTSRIKELLEAVIHIPHIRYIRFGSRLFSYWPERILNDPQLLELFRRYSRPGKRLYVVTHFDHPRELTAEARKACDLLLRAGVHLLNQCPLIRGVNDHPVVLAELFRELAGLGVSPYYVFQCRPTLGNRPYAVPIEEGYTIFEKARGMVSGVAKRVRFVMSHALGKLEIAALTRETVIFKFHRAARNTDTGKVLVYARHPEAYWLDDYSELVEEVPLEGDLPQAM from the coding sequence ATGCCTCATAAGGTGTCTTTTGTGCGAGATTTGGAGGAGTTACCCCTTTCGGCCGAGGAAAAGGAGCGCCTGCGTCCGGTGGCGGAGAAATATCCCTTTTTCTGTTCTTCCTATTATTTGAGACTCATTAACTTTAAGGATCCGGCCGACCCTTTACGGCGGGTGGTGGTACCGGAGGAAGGAGAGCTTGAGTCCTGGGGCCGGGTGGATCCCTCCAACGAGGCCAACTATACGGTAATGGAAGGGGTGCAGCACAAGTACGACTCCACGGTGCTGGTCCTGGCCTCAGACCGCTGTGCCGCCCTTTGTCGTTATTGTTTTCGCAAGCGTCTTTTTCTTAGGGGGAGCGAGCGGCGGCCGGAACGTTTGCGGAACCTTCGGGAGCTGGTGCGTTATCTGGAAGGGCACCCGGAGGTGAGCAATGTTATCTTTTCCGGAGGCGACGCCCTCATGCTCTCCACCTCCCGGATTAAAGAACTCCTGGAAGCGGTGATCCATATTCCGCATATCCGGTATATCCGCTTCGGAAGTCGCCTTTTTTCTTACTGGCCGGAGCGCATCCTAAACGACCCCCAGCTTTTAGAGCTTTTCCGGCGCTACAGCCGGCCGGGGAAGCGCCTTTATGTAGTTACCCACTTTGATCATCCCCGGGAGCTCACGGCCGAGGCCCGCAAGGCCTGCGATCTCCTGTTAAGGGCTGGAGTCCATCTTCTTAACCAGTGTCCCCTTATCCGGGGGGTAAACGACCATCCGGTGGTGCTGGCCGAACTTTTCCGCGAACTGGCCGGGCTGGGGGTCTCTCCCTACTATGTCTTCCAGTGCCGCCCCACCCTGGGCAACCGGCCTTACGCCGTGCCCATCGAGGAAGGCTACACCATCTTTGAAAAGGCCCGGGGAATGGTCTCCGGGGTGGCCAAAAGGGTGCGTTTTGTAATGTCCCATGCCCTGGGAAAGCTGGAGATTGCGGCCCTTACCCGGGAGACGGTCATCTTCAAGTTTCACCGGGCGGCCCGCAATACCGATACCGGAAAGGTCCTGGTCTATGCCCGCCATCCCGAGGCCTACTGGCTTGACGACTATTCAGAGCTTGTGGAGGAGGTCCCCCTGGAAGGGGACCTTCCTCAGGCCATGTAA
- the cas10 gene encoding type III-A CRISPR-associated protein Cas10/Csm1 has product MNITEDGALPVGATFLPLNGYVPVFREEDRYDRRYLVGERGKSEGLSLIDQVEVGSPKTFHHLAQLALSQKDQDEFYGLPALATFKADVDNLGALFACGLPRKLFTLSRLSTMSRQLHNFFTVYLPYALAREAKGAFRNVYTVFAGGDDLFLIGPWTEIRDLALFLRHKFREYVCENSKIHFSAGIVLHKPYTPVDLLARKSEEALSSAKKDKNRVTMFGVVVPWEEFEELRKIEEKLEQWTEEGCLSRGSLYRLNELAFMAAEEICLLTRTQIPLSRLRCLKWRAFLRYFLVRQLERAKGCPQKYESLVFDLAQWLDTYREAFIIALWPLLYRTRKQRVKGGAYGLGGKDLERQSQRAD; this is encoded by the coding sequence TTGAACATCACCGAAGACGGAGCCCTCCCCGTGGGGGCTACCTTTTTACCCCTCAACGGGTATGTGCCGGTCTTTCGGGAGGAAGACCGATACGATCGGCGCTATCTAGTGGGGGAAAGGGGCAAGTCGGAGGGCCTTTCCCTGATTGATCAAGTTGAAGTCGGAAGCCCGAAGACCTTTCATCATCTGGCTCAACTGGCCCTTTCGCAAAAGGATCAGGACGAATTCTACGGTCTTCCGGCCCTGGCCACCTTCAAGGCGGATGTGGACAATCTGGGGGCCCTGTTTGCCTGCGGTCTTCCCCGGAAACTTTTCACCCTTTCCCGCCTTTCTACCATGAGCCGCCAGCTTCACAACTTTTTTACCGTTTATCTGCCTTACGCCCTGGCCCGCGAAGCCAAGGGGGCCTTTCGCAATGTTTATACCGTCTTTGCCGGAGGGGATGATCTTTTTCTTATCGGTCCGTGGACGGAGATAAGGGATCTGGCCCTGTTCTTACGGCACAAATTCAGGGAGTATGTTTGTGAAAACTCGAAGATCCATTTCTCCGCCGGGATAGTCCTTCACAAGCCCTACACGCCGGTAGATCTTCTGGCCCGAAAATCCGAAGAGGCCCTCTCTTCGGCCAAGAAGGACAAAAACCGGGTCACTATGTTCGGTGTGGTAGTTCCTTGGGAGGAATTTGAAGAGTTGAGGAAAATAGAAGAAAAACTGGAGCAATGGACGGAGGAGGGCTGTCTTTCCCGGGGCAGTCTTTACCGCCTTAATGAATTGGCCTTTATGGCCGCGGAGGAGATCTGTCTTCTCACGCGGACTCAGATTCCTCTCTCCAGGCTTCGGTGTCTCAAGTGGCGGGCTTTTCTCAGGTATTTTCTGGTGCGCCAACTGGAGCGGGCCAAGGGGTGCCCCCAAAAATATGAATCCCTGGTTTTTGATCTGGCCCAATGGTTGGACACCTACCGGGAAGCTTTCATCATAGCCCTCTGGCCACTCCTTTATCGAACCCGCAAACAACGCGTCAAAGGAGGCGCTTATGGCCTTGGTGGAAAAGATCTGGAAAGACAAAGCCAAAGAGCAGATTAA
- the csm4 gene encoding type III-A CRISPR-associated RAMP protein Csm4, with the protein MKLAEIVIRPLGPLGTSLKGDTIFGHFFWQLVFDPELIKGDLEHWRRAYEGEPFVVFSSAFPRLEREGRSCWLLPRPTLPVHFFLQEDGDCFEVLTRRKEEKKRRYMLVSGTKVNLREVKFLKPAEAVELFWKDLEDTLPEKPPDLLLFFPQSHNSLNRLSFSTGEGFAPYQVENHWYLPGLRLAILALFREEALDKESLAEAFRRMGEVGFGRDASAGLGRFEVEDLKDLPLPEPSPTLYTLAPYIPAPGEYEKIWYQPFVRFGRHGGPLALSENPFKEPVLMAQEGAVLKTSNPSGPYVGRAVSGLSKAEKRALHQGYSLVFPLEGFHESPSP; encoded by the coding sequence ATGAAGCTGGCGGAGATTGTCATCAGGCCTCTCGGTCCCTTGGGGACCTCTCTTAAGGGGGACACCATCTTTGGGCATTTTTTCTGGCAGTTGGTCTTTGATCCCGAACTGATCAAAGGGGATCTAGAGCACTGGCGCAGGGCTTACGAAGGCGAGCCCTTTGTGGTCTTTTCCTCTGCCTTTCCTCGCCTGGAAAGGGAGGGCCGATCCTGCTGGCTTTTACCCCGGCCGACCCTTCCCGTACATTTTTTCCTGCAGGAGGACGGAGATTGTTTTGAGGTGCTCACAAGGCGCAAGGAGGAAAAGAAAAGGCGTTACATGCTGGTTTCCGGGACGAAGGTGAATTTAAGGGAGGTAAAATTTTTGAAGCCTGCGGAGGCGGTGGAGCTCTTTTGGAAAGATCTTGAGGATACTCTTCCCGAAAAACCCCCGGATCTGCTTCTTTTTTTCCCTCAATCCCATAATTCCCTTAATCGCCTTTCCTTTTCCACCGGAGAGGGCTTTGCCCCTTATCAGGTGGAAAACCACTGGTATTTGCCCGGACTGAGGCTGGCGATATTGGCCCTTTTCCGGGAGGAGGCCCTGGATAAGGAATCCCTGGCCGAGGCCTTTCGGAGAATGGGGGAGGTGGGTTTCGGTCGGGATGCCTCTGCGGGCCTTGGCCGCTTTGAGGTGGAAGACCTGAAGGATTTGCCCCTCCCGGAGCCTTCCCCCACCCTTTATACCCTGGCTCCCTATATCCCCGCCCCGGGGGAGTATGAAAAAATTTGGTACCAACCTTTCGTGCGTTTCGGGCGTCACGGGGGGCCCTTGGCCCTTTCCGAAAATCCCTTCAAGGAGCCGGTCCTTATGGCCCAGGAGGGGGCGGTGCTCAAGACCTCCAATCCCTCGGGGCCTTATGTAGGTCGGGCGGTTTCCGGCCTTTCCAAGGCGGAGAAGAGGGCCCTGCATCAGGGCTATAGCCTGGTCTTTCCCCTGGAGGGTTTTCATGAAAGCCCTTCCCCTTGA
- a CDS encoding HD domain-containing protein: MGVEKHGLEGPEEVKNTALKVSLAGLFHDVGKFSQEYLRKDIPSEYRERNADLYLRYDRSRNRHTHEHALYTAYFIERFSDYLPSELNSPDWGEGEREDSFINLAAKHHRPETPLQWIITQADCLSSGIDRAEFERGEEIGIKEYRTTRLLPLFERLLRRDKDFEEADHFLWRYPLSPLSPTSIFPVRVEALSREKAREEYQNLFEGFTEDLKKLCHKEKIELWAQHFDSLLRIYTSHIIVFRQLCPQDKRPSSIRSSKPLSFRERYFSSRPLSTR, from the coding sequence ATGGGGGTGGAAAAGCACGGGCTTGAGGGGCCTGAGGAAGTAAAAAACACCGCATTGAAGGTCTCCCTGGCCGGCTTATTTCACGATGTGGGCAAATTTTCCCAGGAATATTTAAGAAAAGATATTCCTTCAGAATATCGGGAAAGAAATGCCGATCTTTACTTGCGTTACGATCGTTCCCGGAACCGTCATACCCATGAGCATGCCCTCTATACGGCTTATTTCATCGAAAGATTTTCGGATTATCTTCCTTCCGAACTGAATTCTCCGGATTGGGGAGAGGGAGAAAGGGAGGATTCTTTTATCAATCTGGCGGCCAAACACCACCGGCCGGAGACCCCTCTTCAGTGGATCATTACTCAGGCCGATTGCTTGAGCAGCGGCATCGACCGGGCCGAATTTGAAAGGGGAGAGGAAATAGGTATCAAAGAGTACAGAACCACCCGACTTCTCCCGCTTTTTGAAAGGCTTCTTCGTCGAGATAAAGATTTTGAAGAGGCCGATCACTTTCTCTGGCGCTATCCTTTGAGCCCGCTTTCGCCCACATCCATCTTTCCGGTGAGGGTAGAGGCTCTGTCCCGGGAAAAGGCCCGGGAGGAATATCAGAACCTATTTGAAGGGTTTACCGAAGATCTTAAAAAACTCTGTCATAAAGAGAAAATTGAGCTTTGGGCGCAACACTTTGATTCTCTTCTGCGGATTTACACCTCCCATATCATAGTGTTTCGTCAACTGTGTCCGCAGGATAAAAGGCCTTCCTCCATAAGATCCTCAAAACCTCTCAGTTTTCGCGAACGGTATTTCTCCTCTAGACCCCTAAGCACCAGATAG
- a CDS encoding dicarboxylate/amino acid:cation symporter — protein sequence MWWKRIENQTLLAIFLAILFGLIFPEVKTFEVLGQIFLRLLKMVVLPLVFTSVFVSLAGMGTLRAFERLGFLSLIYYLFTTALAVITGLVLVHLLHPAAYLSSLAAPKLNPLSLQDLLLELFPENMVRSFAEDRIIPVLFLGLVLGGACLHTGEKGEPLKVLLESLNETLLTLTRGIIRLTPVGVFFLVAPLVAREGLQPLLDLGHYVATVILGLSLHALFTLPLLLRLLARVSPWRYFLAVREAPFLAFSTASSSATLPVTLEVAEERGGVRREVAGFVLPLGATVNMDGTALYEAVAAMFMAFSYGLTPGIKESLLVFLTAVLASVGAAGIPGAGLVTMTLVLQSIGLPLEGLGLILAVDRFLDMLRTSVNVWGDLVGAKIIDRALSPQGG from the coding sequence ATGTGGTGGAAGCGCATTGAGAACCAGACCTTGCTGGCCATCTTCCTGGCCATCCTTTTCGGGTTGATTTTCCCCGAAGTAAAAACTTTCGAAGTCCTGGGACAGATCTTCCTGCGCCTTCTCAAGATGGTGGTCCTGCCTCTGGTCTTTACCTCGGTCTTCGTAAGCCTGGCCGGGATGGGCACTCTCCGGGCCTTTGAAAGACTCGGGTTTTTAAGCCTGATCTATTACCTATTTACTACGGCCCTGGCGGTGATTACCGGGCTCGTCCTGGTCCATCTCCTCCATCCTGCGGCCTACCTATCCTCCCTTGCGGCCCCGAAGCTGAACCCCCTCAGCCTTCAAGATCTCCTCCTGGAGCTCTTTCCGGAAAACATGGTGCGGAGCTTTGCCGAAGACCGGATCATCCCGGTCCTCTTTTTAGGCTTGGTGCTGGGAGGAGCCTGCCTGCACACCGGAGAAAAGGGGGAGCCCCTCAAAGTCCTCCTGGAATCCCTCAACGAAACTCTCCTCACCCTTACCCGGGGAATTATACGCCTTACCCCGGTGGGGGTCTTCTTTCTGGTGGCCCCTCTGGTGGCCCGGGAGGGCCTTCAGCCCTTGCTTGATCTCGGACACTATGTGGCCACCGTAATTCTAGGGCTTTCCCTTCACGCCCTCTTCACCCTGCCGCTTCTTCTGCGTCTTCTGGCCCGAGTCTCTCCCTGGCGTTATTTCTTGGCGGTAAGGGAGGCCCCTTTCTTGGCCTTCTCCACGGCCTCAAGCTCGGCCACCCTTCCGGTGACCCTGGAGGTGGCCGAGGAACGGGGCGGGGTGCGCCGGGAGGTGGCAGGCTTCGTGCTGCCTCTCGGGGCCACGGTCAACATGGACGGCACGGCCCTCTACGAGGCCGTGGCCGCCATGTTCATGGCCTTCTCCTACGGCCTCACCCCGGGGATAAAGGAAAGCCTCCTGGTCTTTCTCACCGCGGTCCTGGCCTCGGTGGGGGCCGCGGGTATTCCCGGGGCCGGGCTGGTGACCATGACCCTGGTGCTTCAGTCCATAGGACTCCCTCTGGAGGGGTTAGGGCTCATCTTGGCGGTGGATCGCTTTTTGGATATGCTACGCACCAGTGTAAATGTGTGGGGGGACTTGGTGGGCGCGAAAATAATCGATCGGGCCCTATCCCCTCAAGGAGGGTAG
- the csm2 gene encoding type III-A CRISPR-associated protein Csm2 has translation MALVEKIWKDKAKEQINPWAFSEVAQEWAQRISQEGGGKEGHKNKNSQIRKYYDVIFNLNQRSKQGGGNWNFILAQLHRQLALVHYARGRDLVTDSFVKMMEELIKAVSEDAKRGPRDLETVAQFLEAFMAYYRECRPKD, from the coding sequence ATGGCCTTGGTGGAAAAGATCTGGAAAGACAAAGCCAAAGAGCAGATTAATCCCTGGGCTTTTTCCGAAGTCGCTCAGGAATGGGCCCAAAGAATCAGCCAGGAGGGAGGGGGAAAAGAAGGCCACAAGAACAAGAATTCCCAGATCCGAAAATACTACGATGTGATCTTTAATTTAAATCAGAGGAGCAAGCAGGGGGGAGGAAACTGGAACTTTATTCTGGCTCAGCTTCACCGTCAGCTGGCCCTGGTGCACTACGCCAGGGGCCGGGATCTGGTGACCGATTCCTTTGTAAAGATGATGGAAGAACTCATAAAAGCGGTTTCCGAGGATGCAAAACGCGGCCCTAGAGATTTGGAAACCGTTGCCCAATTTTTAGAGGCCTTTATGGCCTATTACAGAGAATGTCGTCCTAAAGACTAA
- the csm3 gene encoding type III-A CRISPR-associated RAMP protein Csm3: MGKNNFQAKLREIKKITGKIILETGLHIGAGETEMHIGGTDNPVVKHPFTHEPYIPGSSLKGKVRSLLEMRSGLLPKNPDPKRPLSAEILKKDLSKEEEEVALKILKLFGASGADAEAKEAFGLGPTRASFSDCFITEDCREKARRGEIVLTEVKAENTINRITGTAVHPHFTERVPAGVEFEFSITLKIFEGDERLEEFLLEGLKLLEYDVLGGSGSRGYGRVRFKFDNSEIDQRFQAMNPFSRA, from the coding sequence ATGGGGAAAAACAACTTTCAGGCCAAGCTCAGGGAGATTAAAAAGATAACCGGGAAGATTATTCTGGAGACCGGGCTCCATATAGGGGCGGGGGAGACCGAAATGCACATCGGGGGCACGGACAATCCCGTAGTCAAGCATCCCTTCACCCACGAGCCTTATATCCCGGGCTCTTCCCTTAAAGGAAAGGTGCGCTCCCTTCTGGAGATGAGAAGCGGGCTCCTGCCTAAGAACCCGGATCCTAAAAGGCCTCTTTCCGCCGAAATTCTTAAAAAAGACCTTTCCAAGGAAGAAGAGGAGGTGGCCTTAAAGATTCTCAAACTTTTCGGGGCCAGCGGGGCCGACGCCGAGGCCAAGGAAGCCTTCGGTCTCGGTCCCACCCGGGCCTCTTTTTCCGATTGTTTTATCACCGAGGATTGTCGGGAAAAGGCCCGAAGGGGCGAGATAGTGCTAACGGAGGTGAAGGCCGAAAACACCATCAACCGCATTACCGGCACTGCGGTGCATCCCCATTTTACCGAACGGGTGCCCGCGGGGGTGGAGTTTGAGTTTTCTATTACCCTTAAGATATTCGAAGGGGATGAGAGGCTGGAGGAGTTTCTCCTTGAAGGCCTCAAACTCCTGGAATACGATGTCCTGGGGGGAAGCGGAAGCCGCGGCTACGGTCGGGTGCGCTTCAAATTTGACAATTCGGAAATAGATCAGCGTTTTCAAGCTATGAATCCTTTTTCCCGAGCGTGA
- the cas10 gene encoding type III-A CRISPR-associated protein Cas10/Csm1 codes for MPAARVGRVIPDVSLYDHLRTTAALAGALYLYHRKRGTLERKFICDDSETKFLLISGDFYGIQDFIFKGGGEERHHRAKLLRGRSFLVSLLVELAAEMLCERIGLSFLSVFFSAAGKVHLLAPNLEETLEALSQTRERINRWLYENYLGECALGFAVTEACPRDFEGERFQGLWRRHLERLEEAKYERFDLYRFGGAFSERVSPGYLERFRNDLEPSLCPLCGRRPSDPGIKGDSYILRPDQKEACACKLCRDQALIGTLLVKGKRMAVVRGKDGDLKEPLFGEYQIRFLEDCAEELAKKRRSAKTF; via the coding sequence ATTCCTGCGGCCCGTGTCGGCCGGGTAATTCCTGATGTCTCCCTTTACGATCATTTGCGCACCACGGCGGCCCTGGCCGGAGCCCTTTATCTTTACCACCGAAAAAGGGGCACCTTAGAAAGAAAATTTATATGTGACGATTCAGAGACTAAATTTCTTTTGATTTCCGGAGATTTTTACGGAATACAGGATTTTATTTTTAAAGGCGGGGGTGAGGAGCGGCATCACCGGGCCAAACTCTTACGGGGGCGCTCCTTTCTGGTGTCCCTTCTGGTAGAGCTGGCCGCGGAAATGCTTTGCGAAAGGATCGGCCTTTCCTTTCTTTCGGTCTTTTTCTCGGCCGCGGGAAAGGTCCATCTTTTAGCTCCCAATCTGGAAGAAACCCTGGAGGCCCTTTCTCAAACCAGAGAAAGGATAAACCGCTGGCTTTACGAAAATTATCTAGGGGAATGTGCCCTGGGCTTTGCGGTCACCGAGGCCTGTCCCCGGGATTTTGAGGGAGAGAGGTTCCAGGGGCTCTGGCGAAGGCACCTCGAGCGTCTTGAGGAGGCCAAATACGAACGGTTTGATCTTTACCGGTTTGGGGGAGCCTTTAGCGAACGTGTAAGTCCGGGTTATCTCGAGCGATTTCGTAACGATCTGGAACCTTCCCTCTGCCCCCTCTGCGGGAGACGGCCCTCGGACCCCGGGATAAAGGGCGATTCCTACATTTTGCGACCGGATCAGAAGGAGGCCTGCGCCTGTAAACTCTGTCGAGACCAGGCCTTGATCGGGACCCTCCTGGTCAAAGGCAAAAGAATGGCCGTAGTCCGCGGAAAGGACGGAGACCTGAAAGAACCTCTTTTTGGAGAATATCAGATCAGGTTTTTGGAGGATTGCGCGGAAGAGCTGGCAAAAAAAAGGCGTTCTGCTAAAACTTTTTGA
- the cas6 gene encoding CRISPR system precrRNA processing endoribonuclease RAMP protein Cas6: MIWIPISTFYIYFGAEGPDKLPRGLFSALRGAFGRALKRLSCVARRRKSCLGCPLAQGCAYGYLFETPRPPEADRLRKYPFVGHPFAFAPPFPYEKKNPLRLRMTLVGQALRFFPHVVLALEALGHAGLGRNRVPLRLLSVKEELTGRDLYREGEIQNPEPIPAPENLPLAPETLTLHFLTPTALRFSRRLVRPEALEFHILVRNLLRRASMLSYFHVGRPLEIDFKGLITQAEKISRGGQDLRWVRFKRRSARTGEVHPLEGFTGRVSFRGPLRPFLELLWLGTYIQVGRHTSFGFGHFKASAD; encoded by the coding sequence ATGATCTGGATTCCTATAAGCACCTTCTACATCTACTTTGGGGCCGAGGGGCCCGATAAACTCCCGAGGGGGCTCTTTTCCGCCCTTAGAGGGGCCTTCGGCCGGGCCCTCAAAAGGCTTTCCTGTGTGGCCCGCCGGAGAAAGAGCTGTCTGGGGTGTCCCCTGGCTCAGGGATGTGCTTACGGATACCTCTTCGAGACCCCGAGGCCCCCGGAGGCCGACCGCCTCCGCAAATACCCCTTTGTAGGACACCCCTTCGCCTTTGCCCCGCCCTTCCCTTACGAAAAGAAAAATCCCCTGCGCCTGAGGATGACCCTGGTGGGCCAGGCCCTGCGCTTCTTTCCTCATGTGGTTCTGGCCCTCGAGGCCCTAGGGCATGCAGGTCTGGGAAGAAACCGGGTGCCCCTACGGCTCCTTTCCGTAAAGGAAGAATTAACAGGAAGAGACCTCTACCGGGAGGGCGAAATCCAGAATCCAGAGCCGATTCCGGCCCCGGAAAATCTCCCTCTGGCCCCGGAAACCCTGACCCTACACTTTCTGACCCCCACCGCCCTGCGCTTTTCCCGCAGGCTGGTAAGACCAGAGGCCTTAGAATTTCATATTCTGGTCCGGAATCTCCTGCGCCGGGCCTCCATGCTTTCTTATTTTCACGTCGGAAGACCCCTCGAAATAGACTTCAAGGGCCTTATCACCCAGGCCGAAAAGATCTCCCGTGGAGGCCAGGATCTCCGTTGGGTGCGATTTAAGAGGCGCTCAGCCCGCACCGGAGAGGTTCACCCCCTAGAAGGGTTCACCGGAAGGGTCTCTTTCCGGGGACCTTTGCGCCCCTTCCTGGAACTCCTTTGGCTGGGCACCTATATCCAGGTAGGCCGCCATACCAGCTTCGGCTTCGGACATTTTAAGGCTTCTGCCGACTAG